A genomic stretch from Ictalurus punctatus breed USDA103 chromosome 2, Coco_2.0, whole genome shotgun sequence includes:
- the ankrd6b gene encoding ankyrin repeat domain-containing protein 6b isoform X1, with protein sequence MSQQDAASVRALSERLLVAAHKGQADNVVQLINKGAKVAVTKYGRTPLHLAAYKNHIEVVRILLRAGCELDIQDDGDQTALHRAAVVGNSDVITALIQEGCALDRQDKDGNTALHEVAWHGFSQSAKLLVKAGANIHAKNKAGNTALHLACQNGHAQSTKVLLLGGARPDCKNNVGDTCLHVSARYNHVAVIRVLLGAFCSVAEKNQAGDTALHVAAMLNHKKTARVLLEAGADRNVQNNAGQTALDQARENNNPEVALLLTKAPQIQSFTRGRSVRKRRDKLRAEGRAQSVPRDQMLPSKESVSAAEETPSSDRSAQRNESPRGTRQRNGRSRVGEKPSLSDPLSSKEQRKRSKTRASPPRAVPPPHSYKAYQLYTLYRDKDGKVMQAPLNGCRCEPLINKLENQLEATKEEMKSEIHTVQELMNSKMGQLDRKSKHQIRALDKMTLERVSAERMECLRRVDERAKEERLEGEKRQASMVSELKNWCVSKLQRMEARLTADAHGAPLRRSSSLDGGDTRCLVTSDPTERWEGGATGEEDMLDNHYFVVQMDSSSDGKQNIQETFFPVARDKSAPSSPLVVRPKARTLFSADPHRPDGELQEASNSGRSDSLSPSAQRRSGGQKQDRDDKHSKSYKSKRHKRHSEGRTQNQDGTNTLEETFPQEQADVHALEVTQCFFEAVSTQMERWYERKVQEASWQAEQRARADRVTLLERISCLEDELRLLRTSRREDS encoded by the exons tatGGCCGGACTCCGCTTCATTTGGCCGCTTATAAAAACCACATCGAGGTGGTGAGGATCCTGTTGAGGGCCGGCTGCGAGCTGGACATTCAGGATGAC GGCGATCAGACAGCATTACACAGAGCAGCTGTGGTGGGAaacagtgatgtcatcacagcGCTCATTCAGGAAGGGTGTGCACTGGACAGGCAAGACAag GACGGGAACACGGCGCTGCACGAGGTCGCGTGGCACGGCTTCAGTCAGTCCGCCAAACTGCTGGTTAAAGCCGGGGCCAACATCCACGCTAAAAACAAG gcaGGGAACACGGCTCTACACTTGGCGTGTCAGAACGGTCATGCTCAGAGCACTAAAGTCCTGCTGCTAGGAGGAGCTCGTCCCGACTGCAAAAACAAT GTAGGTGACACATGCCTGCATGTCTCCGCCCGCTACAACCATGTGGCTGTTATCCGTGTTCTTCTAGGTGCTTTCTGTTCGGTGGCTGAAAAGAATCAG gcaGGAGATACGGCCCTGCACGTGGCGGCCATGCTAAATCATAAGAAGACGGCGCGTGTGCTGCTGGAAGCTGGAGCCGATAGAAACGTCCAGAACAAC gcAGGACAAACTGCACTGGACCAGGCCAGAGAGAACAACAACCCTGAAGTAGCACTGCTTCTGACTAAAGCACCACAG attcAGAGCTTCACCCGTGGCAGAAGCGTGAGGAAAAGGAGGGACAAGTTGAGGGCTGAAGGACGAGCGCAGTCGGTTCCACGCGATCAGATGCTGCCGAGTAAG GAAAGCGTGTCTGCGGCGGAAGAAACTCCCAGCAGCGATCGCTCTGCGCAGAGGAACGAGTCACCGCGTGGCACTCGGCAAAGAAACGGCCGCAGCCGAGTCGGAGAAAAG CCTTCTCTATCAGACCCTCTATCCAGTAAAGAGCAGAGAAAGAGGAGTAAAACGAGAGCTTCACCTCCGCGAGCAGTTCCTCCTCCACACAGCTACAAGGCTTATCAGctgtacacactgtacaggGACAAAGACGGCAAGGTCATGCAG GCTCCTCTGAACGGCTGCAGGTGCGAACCGCTCATCAACAAACTGGAGAaccagctggaggccaccaaaGAGGAGATGAAGTCCGAGATCCACACGGTCCAGGAGCTTATGAACAGCAAGATGGGTCAGCTGGACCGCAAGAGCAAACACCAG ATCCGAGCTCTGGACAAGATGACGTTAGAGAGAGTGTCTGCTGAAAGGATGGAGTGTTTACGTCGCGTCGATGAGAGGGCCAAAGAGGAGCGGCTGGAGGGTGAAAAGAGACAG GCTTCGATGGTGAGCGAACTGAAGAATTGGTGCGTGTCTAAGCTCCAGAGGATGGAGGCGCGTCTGACGGCAGATGCACACGGTGCCCCTCTGCGCCGCTCCTCTTCTCTAGACGGGGGTGACACCCGCTGTCTGGTAACCAGCGACCCAACTGAGCGATGGGAGGGAGGAGCTACGGGAGAAGAGGACATGTTGGATAATCACTACTTTGTGGTTCAGATGGACAGCTCTTCGG ATGGCAAACAGAACATCCAAGAGACGTTCTTCCCGGTGGCTCGGGACAAATCGGCCCCGTCCTCTCCTCTTGTAGTACGGCCAAAAGCGCGCACGCTGTTCTCCGCTGACCCCCACAGGCCAGACGGGGAACTGCAAGAGGCCTCAAATTCGGGCCGATCCGACAGCCTGTCGCCGTCCGCACAGCGCCGGAGCGGTGGCCAGAAACAGGACCGGGACGACAAGCACAGCAAGAGTTATAAAAGTAAGCGCCATAAAAGGCATTCTGAAGGGAGGACTCAGAACCAAGATGGGACTAATACCCTAGAGGAGACATTTCCTCAGGAGCAGGCCGACGTACACGCTCTTGAGGTGACGCAGTGCTTCTTCGAGGCAGTGTCCACACAGATGGAGCGCTGGTACGAGCGCAAGGTCCAGGAGGCGAGCTGGCAGGCCGAGCAGCGAGCACGAGCCGATCGCGTCACTCTACTGGAGAGGATCAGCTGCCTGGAAGACGAACTGAGGCTCCTCAGAACCAGCAGACGAGAGGACAGCTAG
- the ankrd6b gene encoding ankyrin repeat domain-containing protein 6b isoform X2 codes for MSQQDAASVRALSERLLVAAHKGQADNVVQLINKGAKVAVTKYGRTPLHLAAYKNHIEVVRILLRAGCELDIQDDDGNTALHEVAWHGFSQSAKLLVKAGANIHAKNKAGNTALHLACQNGHAQSTKVLLLGGARPDCKNNVGDTCLHVSARYNHVAVIRVLLGAFCSVAEKNQAGDTALHVAAMLNHKKTARVLLEAGADRNVQNNAGQTALDQARENNNPEVALLLTKAPQIQSFTRGRSVRKRRDKLRAEGRAQSVPRDQMLPSKESVSAAEETPSSDRSAQRNESPRGTRQRNGRSRVGEKPSLSDPLSSKEQRKRSKTRASPPRAVPPPHSYKAYQLYTLYRDKDGKVMQAPLNGCRCEPLINKLENQLEATKEEMKSEIHTVQELMNSKMGQLDRKSKHQIRALDKMTLERVSAERMECLRRVDERAKEERLEGEKRQASMVSELKNWCVSKLQRMEARLTADAHGAPLRRSSSLDGGDTRCLVTSDPTERWEGGATGEEDMLDNHYFVVQMDSSSDGKQNIQETFFPVARDKSAPSSPLVVRPKARTLFSADPHRPDGELQEASNSGRSDSLSPSAQRRSGGQKQDRDDKHSKSYKSKRHKRHSEGRTQNQDGTNTLEETFPQEQADVHALEVTQCFFEAVSTQMERWYERKVQEASWQAEQRARADRVTLLERISCLEDELRLLRTSRREDS; via the exons tatGGCCGGACTCCGCTTCATTTGGCCGCTTATAAAAACCACATCGAGGTGGTGAGGATCCTGTTGAGGGCCGGCTGCGAGCTGGACATTCAGGATGAC GACGGGAACACGGCGCTGCACGAGGTCGCGTGGCACGGCTTCAGTCAGTCCGCCAAACTGCTGGTTAAAGCCGGGGCCAACATCCACGCTAAAAACAAG gcaGGGAACACGGCTCTACACTTGGCGTGTCAGAACGGTCATGCTCAGAGCACTAAAGTCCTGCTGCTAGGAGGAGCTCGTCCCGACTGCAAAAACAAT GTAGGTGACACATGCCTGCATGTCTCCGCCCGCTACAACCATGTGGCTGTTATCCGTGTTCTTCTAGGTGCTTTCTGTTCGGTGGCTGAAAAGAATCAG gcaGGAGATACGGCCCTGCACGTGGCGGCCATGCTAAATCATAAGAAGACGGCGCGTGTGCTGCTGGAAGCTGGAGCCGATAGAAACGTCCAGAACAAC gcAGGACAAACTGCACTGGACCAGGCCAGAGAGAACAACAACCCTGAAGTAGCACTGCTTCTGACTAAAGCACCACAG attcAGAGCTTCACCCGTGGCAGAAGCGTGAGGAAAAGGAGGGACAAGTTGAGGGCTGAAGGACGAGCGCAGTCGGTTCCACGCGATCAGATGCTGCCGAGTAAG GAAAGCGTGTCTGCGGCGGAAGAAACTCCCAGCAGCGATCGCTCTGCGCAGAGGAACGAGTCACCGCGTGGCACTCGGCAAAGAAACGGCCGCAGCCGAGTCGGAGAAAAG CCTTCTCTATCAGACCCTCTATCCAGTAAAGAGCAGAGAAAGAGGAGTAAAACGAGAGCTTCACCTCCGCGAGCAGTTCCTCCTCCACACAGCTACAAGGCTTATCAGctgtacacactgtacaggGACAAAGACGGCAAGGTCATGCAG GCTCCTCTGAACGGCTGCAGGTGCGAACCGCTCATCAACAAACTGGAGAaccagctggaggccaccaaaGAGGAGATGAAGTCCGAGATCCACACGGTCCAGGAGCTTATGAACAGCAAGATGGGTCAGCTGGACCGCAAGAGCAAACACCAG ATCCGAGCTCTGGACAAGATGACGTTAGAGAGAGTGTCTGCTGAAAGGATGGAGTGTTTACGTCGCGTCGATGAGAGGGCCAAAGAGGAGCGGCTGGAGGGTGAAAAGAGACAG GCTTCGATGGTGAGCGAACTGAAGAATTGGTGCGTGTCTAAGCTCCAGAGGATGGAGGCGCGTCTGACGGCAGATGCACACGGTGCCCCTCTGCGCCGCTCCTCTTCTCTAGACGGGGGTGACACCCGCTGTCTGGTAACCAGCGACCCAACTGAGCGATGGGAGGGAGGAGCTACGGGAGAAGAGGACATGTTGGATAATCACTACTTTGTGGTTCAGATGGACAGCTCTTCGG ATGGCAAACAGAACATCCAAGAGACGTTCTTCCCGGTGGCTCGGGACAAATCGGCCCCGTCCTCTCCTCTTGTAGTACGGCCAAAAGCGCGCACGCTGTTCTCCGCTGACCCCCACAGGCCAGACGGGGAACTGCAAGAGGCCTCAAATTCGGGCCGATCCGACAGCCTGTCGCCGTCCGCACAGCGCCGGAGCGGTGGCCAGAAACAGGACCGGGACGACAAGCACAGCAAGAGTTATAAAAGTAAGCGCCATAAAAGGCATTCTGAAGGGAGGACTCAGAACCAAGATGGGACTAATACCCTAGAGGAGACATTTCCTCAGGAGCAGGCCGACGTACACGCTCTTGAGGTGACGCAGTGCTTCTTCGAGGCAGTGTCCACACAGATGGAGCGCTGGTACGAGCGCAAGGTCCAGGAGGCGAGCTGGCAGGCCGAGCAGCGAGCACGAGCCGATCGCGTCACTCTACTGGAGAGGATCAGCTGCCTGGAAGACGAACTGAGGCTCCTCAGAACCAGCAGACGAGAGGACAGCTAG
- the ankrd6b gene encoding ankyrin repeat domain-containing protein 6b isoform X4, producing MSQQDAASVRALSERLLVAAHKGQADNVVQLINKGAKVAVTKYGRTPLHLAAYKNHIEVVRILLRAGCELDIQDDAGNTALHLACQNGHAQSTKVLLLGGARPDCKNNVGDTCLHVSARYNHVAVIRVLLGAFCSVAEKNQAGDTALHVAAMLNHKKTARVLLEAGADRNVQNNAGQTALDQARENNNPEVALLLTKAPQIQSFTRGRSVRKRRDKLRAEGRAQSVPRDQMLPSKESVSAAEETPSSDRSAQRNESPRGTRQRNGRSRVGEKPSLSDPLSSKEQRKRSKTRASPPRAVPPPHSYKAYQLYTLYRDKDGKVMQAPLNGCRCEPLINKLENQLEATKEEMKSEIHTVQELMNSKMGQLDRKSKHQIRALDKMTLERVSAERMECLRRVDERAKEERLEGEKRQASMVSELKNWCVSKLQRMEARLTADAHGAPLRRSSSLDGGDTRCLVTSDPTERWEGGATGEEDMLDNHYFVVQMDSSSDGKQNIQETFFPVARDKSAPSSPLVVRPKARTLFSADPHRPDGELQEASNSGRSDSLSPSAQRRSGGQKQDRDDKHSKSYKSKRHKRHSEGRTQNQDGTNTLEETFPQEQADVHALEVTQCFFEAVSTQMERWYERKVQEASWQAEQRARADRVTLLERISCLEDELRLLRTSRREDS from the exons tatGGCCGGACTCCGCTTCATTTGGCCGCTTATAAAAACCACATCGAGGTGGTGAGGATCCTGTTGAGGGCCGGCTGCGAGCTGGACATTCAGGATGAC gcaGGGAACACGGCTCTACACTTGGCGTGTCAGAACGGTCATGCTCAGAGCACTAAAGTCCTGCTGCTAGGAGGAGCTCGTCCCGACTGCAAAAACAAT GTAGGTGACACATGCCTGCATGTCTCCGCCCGCTACAACCATGTGGCTGTTATCCGTGTTCTTCTAGGTGCTTTCTGTTCGGTGGCTGAAAAGAATCAG gcaGGAGATACGGCCCTGCACGTGGCGGCCATGCTAAATCATAAGAAGACGGCGCGTGTGCTGCTGGAAGCTGGAGCCGATAGAAACGTCCAGAACAAC gcAGGACAAACTGCACTGGACCAGGCCAGAGAGAACAACAACCCTGAAGTAGCACTGCTTCTGACTAAAGCACCACAG attcAGAGCTTCACCCGTGGCAGAAGCGTGAGGAAAAGGAGGGACAAGTTGAGGGCTGAAGGACGAGCGCAGTCGGTTCCACGCGATCAGATGCTGCCGAGTAAG GAAAGCGTGTCTGCGGCGGAAGAAACTCCCAGCAGCGATCGCTCTGCGCAGAGGAACGAGTCACCGCGTGGCACTCGGCAAAGAAACGGCCGCAGCCGAGTCGGAGAAAAG CCTTCTCTATCAGACCCTCTATCCAGTAAAGAGCAGAGAAAGAGGAGTAAAACGAGAGCTTCACCTCCGCGAGCAGTTCCTCCTCCACACAGCTACAAGGCTTATCAGctgtacacactgtacaggGACAAAGACGGCAAGGTCATGCAG GCTCCTCTGAACGGCTGCAGGTGCGAACCGCTCATCAACAAACTGGAGAaccagctggaggccaccaaaGAGGAGATGAAGTCCGAGATCCACACGGTCCAGGAGCTTATGAACAGCAAGATGGGTCAGCTGGACCGCAAGAGCAAACACCAG ATCCGAGCTCTGGACAAGATGACGTTAGAGAGAGTGTCTGCTGAAAGGATGGAGTGTTTACGTCGCGTCGATGAGAGGGCCAAAGAGGAGCGGCTGGAGGGTGAAAAGAGACAG GCTTCGATGGTGAGCGAACTGAAGAATTGGTGCGTGTCTAAGCTCCAGAGGATGGAGGCGCGTCTGACGGCAGATGCACACGGTGCCCCTCTGCGCCGCTCCTCTTCTCTAGACGGGGGTGACACCCGCTGTCTGGTAACCAGCGACCCAACTGAGCGATGGGAGGGAGGAGCTACGGGAGAAGAGGACATGTTGGATAATCACTACTTTGTGGTTCAGATGGACAGCTCTTCGG ATGGCAAACAGAACATCCAAGAGACGTTCTTCCCGGTGGCTCGGGACAAATCGGCCCCGTCCTCTCCTCTTGTAGTACGGCCAAAAGCGCGCACGCTGTTCTCCGCTGACCCCCACAGGCCAGACGGGGAACTGCAAGAGGCCTCAAATTCGGGCCGATCCGACAGCCTGTCGCCGTCCGCACAGCGCCGGAGCGGTGGCCAGAAACAGGACCGGGACGACAAGCACAGCAAGAGTTATAAAAGTAAGCGCCATAAAAGGCATTCTGAAGGGAGGACTCAGAACCAAGATGGGACTAATACCCTAGAGGAGACATTTCCTCAGGAGCAGGCCGACGTACACGCTCTTGAGGTGACGCAGTGCTTCTTCGAGGCAGTGTCCACACAGATGGAGCGCTGGTACGAGCGCAAGGTCCAGGAGGCGAGCTGGCAGGCCGAGCAGCGAGCACGAGCCGATCGCGTCACTCTACTGGAGAGGATCAGCTGCCTGGAAGACGAACTGAGGCTCCTCAGAACCAGCAGACGAGAGGACAGCTAG
- the ankrd6b gene encoding ankyrin repeat domain-containing protein 6b isoform X3: protein MSQQDAASVRALSERLLVAAHKGQADNVVQLINKGAKVAVTKYGRTPLHLAAYKNHIEVVRILLRAGCELDIQDDGDQTALHRAAVVGNSDVITALIQEGCALDRQDKDGNTALHEVAWHGFSQSAKLLVKAGANIHAKNKAGNTALHLACQNGHAQSTKVLLLGGARPDCKNNVGDTCLHVSARYNHVAVIRVLLGAFCSVAEKNQAGDTALHVAAMLNHKKTARVLLEAGADRNVQNNAGQTALDQARENNNPEVALLLTKAPQIQSFTRGRSVRKRRDKLRAEGRAQSVPRDQMLPSKPSLSDPLSSKEQRKRSKTRASPPRAVPPPHSYKAYQLYTLYRDKDGKVMQAPLNGCRCEPLINKLENQLEATKEEMKSEIHTVQELMNSKMGQLDRKSKHQIRALDKMTLERVSAERMECLRRVDERAKEERLEGEKRQASMVSELKNWCVSKLQRMEARLTADAHGAPLRRSSSLDGGDTRCLVTSDPTERWEGGATGEEDMLDNHYFVVQMDSSSDGKQNIQETFFPVARDKSAPSSPLVVRPKARTLFSADPHRPDGELQEASNSGRSDSLSPSAQRRSGGQKQDRDDKHSKSYKSKRHKRHSEGRTQNQDGTNTLEETFPQEQADVHALEVTQCFFEAVSTQMERWYERKVQEASWQAEQRARADRVTLLERISCLEDELRLLRTSRREDS from the exons tatGGCCGGACTCCGCTTCATTTGGCCGCTTATAAAAACCACATCGAGGTGGTGAGGATCCTGTTGAGGGCCGGCTGCGAGCTGGACATTCAGGATGAC GGCGATCAGACAGCATTACACAGAGCAGCTGTGGTGGGAaacagtgatgtcatcacagcGCTCATTCAGGAAGGGTGTGCACTGGACAGGCAAGACAag GACGGGAACACGGCGCTGCACGAGGTCGCGTGGCACGGCTTCAGTCAGTCCGCCAAACTGCTGGTTAAAGCCGGGGCCAACATCCACGCTAAAAACAAG gcaGGGAACACGGCTCTACACTTGGCGTGTCAGAACGGTCATGCTCAGAGCACTAAAGTCCTGCTGCTAGGAGGAGCTCGTCCCGACTGCAAAAACAAT GTAGGTGACACATGCCTGCATGTCTCCGCCCGCTACAACCATGTGGCTGTTATCCGTGTTCTTCTAGGTGCTTTCTGTTCGGTGGCTGAAAAGAATCAG gcaGGAGATACGGCCCTGCACGTGGCGGCCATGCTAAATCATAAGAAGACGGCGCGTGTGCTGCTGGAAGCTGGAGCCGATAGAAACGTCCAGAACAAC gcAGGACAAACTGCACTGGACCAGGCCAGAGAGAACAACAACCCTGAAGTAGCACTGCTTCTGACTAAAGCACCACAG attcAGAGCTTCACCCGTGGCAGAAGCGTGAGGAAAAGGAGGGACAAGTTGAGGGCTGAAGGACGAGCGCAGTCGGTTCCACGCGATCAGATGCTGCCGAGTAAG CCTTCTCTATCAGACCCTCTATCCAGTAAAGAGCAGAGAAAGAGGAGTAAAACGAGAGCTTCACCTCCGCGAGCAGTTCCTCCTCCACACAGCTACAAGGCTTATCAGctgtacacactgtacaggGACAAAGACGGCAAGGTCATGCAG GCTCCTCTGAACGGCTGCAGGTGCGAACCGCTCATCAACAAACTGGAGAaccagctggaggccaccaaaGAGGAGATGAAGTCCGAGATCCACACGGTCCAGGAGCTTATGAACAGCAAGATGGGTCAGCTGGACCGCAAGAGCAAACACCAG ATCCGAGCTCTGGACAAGATGACGTTAGAGAGAGTGTCTGCTGAAAGGATGGAGTGTTTACGTCGCGTCGATGAGAGGGCCAAAGAGGAGCGGCTGGAGGGTGAAAAGAGACAG GCTTCGATGGTGAGCGAACTGAAGAATTGGTGCGTGTCTAAGCTCCAGAGGATGGAGGCGCGTCTGACGGCAGATGCACACGGTGCCCCTCTGCGCCGCTCCTCTTCTCTAGACGGGGGTGACACCCGCTGTCTGGTAACCAGCGACCCAACTGAGCGATGGGAGGGAGGAGCTACGGGAGAAGAGGACATGTTGGATAATCACTACTTTGTGGTTCAGATGGACAGCTCTTCGG ATGGCAAACAGAACATCCAAGAGACGTTCTTCCCGGTGGCTCGGGACAAATCGGCCCCGTCCTCTCCTCTTGTAGTACGGCCAAAAGCGCGCACGCTGTTCTCCGCTGACCCCCACAGGCCAGACGGGGAACTGCAAGAGGCCTCAAATTCGGGCCGATCCGACAGCCTGTCGCCGTCCGCACAGCGCCGGAGCGGTGGCCAGAAACAGGACCGGGACGACAAGCACAGCAAGAGTTATAAAAGTAAGCGCCATAAAAGGCATTCTGAAGGGAGGACTCAGAACCAAGATGGGACTAATACCCTAGAGGAGACATTTCCTCAGGAGCAGGCCGACGTACACGCTCTTGAGGTGACGCAGTGCTTCTTCGAGGCAGTGTCCACACAGATGGAGCGCTGGTACGAGCGCAAGGTCCAGGAGGCGAGCTGGCAGGCCGAGCAGCGAGCACGAGCCGATCGCGTCACTCTACTGGAGAGGATCAGCTGCCTGGAAGACGAACTGAGGCTCCTCAGAACCAGCAGACGAGAGGACAGCTAG